Below is a genomic region from bacterium.
CAAGACGATCTCGACGATTTCCCGCCGGTGGAGCCGTCTCGGGGGTCGGAACCGCTTCTCCGGCGCGGGTCTCCAGGGGCGAGATCGAGCCCGCCTGGGAGATCCTGGCCGGATCCCTTGGTAGGTGCACCCGGCTCACACCACCGCAGGGGGCCGATAGGCGCCGAACCGGCTCCGCAACACGTCGCAGATCTCCCCGACGGTCGCATACGCCCGAACGCACTCCAGGATTCGCGGCAGCAGATTCTCGTCGGTCGATGCCGCCTGCCCCAGCGCATCGAGCGCACCCCGCGCCCGGGCCCCGTCGCGCTCCGCGCGGACCCGAGCCAGCCGGGCTTTCTGCCGGGTGATGACCTCGGGGTCCACCCGGAGAATCGCCGGGGGGGGTGTCCCCGCCTGCTGGAAGCGGTTTACGCCCACGATCACGCGGCGGCCCGATTCGATTTCCTGCTGCTCGCGGTAGGCCGCCTCGCCGATCTCGCGCTGGACGTACCCCTCCTCGATCCCGCGCAGCATCCCTCCCATCCGATCGATCCGATCGAGGTACGCCTGCGCCCGCCGCTCGATCTCGTCGGTGAGATACTCGACGTAGTAGGATCCCGCCAGCGGGTCGACGGTCGATGCCACGCCGCTTTCGTGGCCGATGATCTGCTGCGTCCGGAGGGCCACCAGCGCCGCCTCATCGGTGGGCAGCGCCAGCGCCTCGTCGAGGGCGTTGGTGTGGAGGGACTGCGTGCCGCCCAGGACCGCCGCGAGCGCCTGGAGGGTGACCCGCACGACGTTGTTGTGCGGCTGCTGGGCGGTCAGCGCCACCCCCGCGGTCTGGGTGTGGAACCGCAGCATCTGCGACCGCGGATCCGCCGCCCCGAATCGCTCGCGCATGATCCTGGCGTACAGTCGCCGGGCGGCGCGGTACTTGGCCACCTCTTCGAAGAAACCCATCTGGGCGTCGAAGAAAAATGCCAGCTGCGGGGCGAATCGATCGACGGCGATCCCGGTTCGGCACACCGCCTCGATGTAGGCGATCGCGTTGCCCAGGGTAAAAGCCACCTCCTGCACCGCCGTGGCCCCGGCCTCCCGGATGTGGTACCCGCTGATACTGATGGGGTTCCACCGGGGGAGGTGGGCGGCGCAGTAGGCGCAGGTGTCGGCCACCAGGCGCATCGAGGGCCCCGGCGGATAAATGTAGGTGCCCCGGGCGATGTACTCCTTGAGAATGTCGTTCTGGGTCGTCCCGTCGAGCCGGTCCGGGGGGACCCCCTGCCGCTCGCCGGCGGCGATGTACAGGCAGAGCAGAATCGCCGCGGTGGCGTTGATCGTCATCGATGTGCTGACGCGGTCGAGGGGAATCCCCTCGAAGAGCACCTCCATATCGGCCAAAGAGTCGATGGCCACT
It encodes:
- a CDS encoding methylmalonyl-CoA mutase family protein, whose translation is MTMEKRPPRRGRPRREPEGDRPDPERSEDPATSSGIPVSRVYTPDDIAGVDPEGDIGFPGEYPYTRGIYPTMYRGRLWTMRQYGGYGGAEESNRRYRYLLGEGQTGLSVAFDLPTQMGYDSDHPLAEAEVGKVGVAIDSLADMEVLFEGIPLDRVSTSMTINATAAILLCLYIAAGERQGVPPDRLDGTTQNDILKEYIARGTYIYPPGPSMRLVADTCAYCAAHLPRWNPISISGYHIREAGATAVQEVAFTLGNAIAYIEAVCRTGIAVDRFAPQLAFFFDAQMGFFEEVAKYRAARRLYARIMRERFGAADPRSQMLRFHTQTAGVALTAQQPHNNVVRVTLQALAAVLGGTQSLHTNALDEALALPTDEAALVALRTQQIIGHESGVASTVDPLAGSYYVEYLTDEIERRAQAYLDRIDRMGGMLRGIEEGYVQREIGEAAYREQQEIESGRRVIVGVNRFQQAGTPPPAILRVDPEVITRQKARLARVRAERDGARARGALDALGQAASTDENLLPRILECVRAYATVGEICDVLRSRFGAYRPPAVV